A stretch of the Salminus brasiliensis chromosome 19, fSalBra1.hap2, whole genome shotgun sequence genome encodes the following:
- the ccdc142 gene encoding uncharacterized protein ccdc142: protein MAQTSGSPQEGQSGPEPNNNVGADPHTAGRVEQCTVTDRSEPLAADDEQRKPGVCPEILSEEYLSKDKYDGCRYQGPFTKSLQKAEALFRIRFNPSLKWLLRQKSDGSCWDYESEDNFVACQNLTSRSSMRLQRLEQNLLSLSSQCRVLRGLGGCLRGCVTGLSASGEADCYHHPQAAAFSQHYGQLQHLLEQRALLLFLHEYGRRCRVANCFVTRLGDVLDRARVLLANGGGQAARQPSSTWNLGLQAMCEELQLHVSHWDLLCSRARSDLFLRPVLFSHTEMLCSMRRALWLLGLQALLLMEHCIHTALLALAAAQLGRVPRDALEDLVAAVELYNHIVAQQRATAWSSQILFRSDWYHIRQCLPRKSARPAPFPVVHLMKILAQRRAQIAAEQLYHWTCQQTDLISLAGHTSTEWTNSGPSDPLQPSSCTSALATVEISPDAIPDEPPRKRLHSFWSSNLPFSAFVRRDREYLEILFQVLVSSTDLLAPHIPKRPPLDRAHTADSAMESNHRASEGEERLLNRAKTASSRHKAIQWMDLSKSDACVELFSQYRDMLWREFGRAVIHCFYYHSQSPILGSVNQWNYQMVFLLGKWLKHACKEELVPSECKEVLNKFCSHILSTAAFMRWDEMMCSSLGLGLNDKCLPRPMLENSAVRTATMDLTIHLFPPLFCILQLLQISDPNSGETETRSLSVCHLGLLRRAVATVQSSTFWIMSKAYQFLASWSLNKFLLVTQGDLKVLRRAVESLTQQLEHVGEDAEHPLIVQHKLQLTLAVSQLQAFSELVLRIFSMDCKKMSVEIFEQTMPSAKHWRVNYKSELPTSPSEYAASAAQSVIGQVLEGVQPLPDEARIPALAEAMTAFMEAWMEHILKQKIKFSIQGALQLKQDFDLIRDLIRSEEYSLSEELHHRLLSLRVFHQVDSAIVCLLQQPMAKTYVLSRGWDPFRRCCPKRGQVVDQAAGSLNNLETMDIQPACHQALTQTEGSVTPELLSTAPPESYLAVAQQEWLDLRIHSGSRWRLPGFQCFTKSEP, encoded by the exons ATGGCCCAGACGTCTGGCAGCCCACAGGAGGGACAAAGTGGGCCCGAACCGAACAACAATGTGGGAGCAGACCCTCATACTGCAG GCAGAGTGGAGCAGTGTACTGTGACTGACCGCTCCGAGCCCCTGGCTGCGGATGATGAACAG AGAAAGCCGGGCGTCTGTCCAGAAATACTTTCTGAGGAGTATCTCTCAAAAGACAAGTATGATG GGTGTCGATATCAGGGTCCATTTACAAAGTCCCTTCAGAAGGCAGAGGCTCTGTTTCGGATACGCTTCAACCCCAGTCTAAAGTGGCTCCTGAGACAGAAGAGCGACGGCAGCTGCTGGGACTATGAAAGCGAAGACAACTTTGTGGCGTGCCAGAATCTTACTTCCCGCTCCTCCATGCGCCTCCAACGCCTTGAGCAAAACCTGCTGAGCCTCAGTTCTCAGTGCCGCGTACTGCGCGGACTGGGAGGCTGCTTGCGAGGATGTGTTACAGGGCTTTCGGCTTCTGGGGAGGCAGACTGTTACCACCATCCTCAGGCAGCGGCCTTCAGCCAGCACTACGGACAGCTTCAGCACCTTCTAGAGCAACGGGCTCTGCTCCTCTTTCTTCACGAGTATGGGCGGCGGTGTCGCGTGGCCAACTGCTTTGTGACACGGCTAGGTGACGTCCTGGATAGAGCCCGTGTTTTGCTGGCCAATGGAGGCGGTCAGGCCGCAAGACAGCCTAGCTCTACTTGGAACCTGGGCCTTCAAGCTATGTGTGAGGAACTGCAGCTTCACGTGAGCCATTGGGACCTTCTGTGTTCCAGAGCACGCTCTGACCTTTTCTTGCGGCCTGTTCTTTTCAGTCACACAGAAATGCTCTGCTCTATGCGGAGGGCCTTGTGGTTGCTGGGCCTACAAGCTTTGCTGTTGATGGAGCATTGCATCCACACAGCCCTCTTGGCTCTCGCTGCTGCTCAGTTGGGAAGGGTACCCAGAGATGCCTTGGAGGACTTGGTAGCTGCTGTAGAACTCTATAACCATATTGTGGCCCAACAAAGAGCTACAGCCTGGAGCTCACAGATTTTATTCCGCTCTGACTGGTATCACATCAGGCAATGCTTGCCCAGGAAAAGTGCCAGACCTGCCCCATTCCCGGTGGTCCATCTGATGAAGATTCTGGCTCAGCGTCGAGCACAGATTGCAGCAGAGCAGCTTTACCACTGGACATGTCAACAGACTGACCTCATTTCTCTTGCAGGGCATACCAGCACTGAATGGACAAACTCTGGACCCTCTGACCCCCTTCAGCCTTCATCATGTACCTCAGCCTTGGCCACAGTTGAGATTTCACCTGACGCCATCCCAGATGAGCCTCCAAGAAAGCGACTCCACAGTTTCTGGTCTTCCAATCTTCCCTTCTCTGCATTTGTTCGCCGTGACCGAGAGTATCTTGAAATTCTCTTTCAGGTTTTGGTGTCCTCCACAGACCTCTTGGCTCCACACATTCCTAAAAGACCCCCGTTAGACAGGGCTCACACTGCAGACAGTGCGATGGAGAGTAACCACAGAGCCAGTGAAGGAGAAGAAAGGCTTTTGAACAGAGCCAAAACAGCCTCCAGTAGGCACAAGGCTATTCAGTGGATGGACCTGAGCAAGTCTGATGCATGTGTAGAGCTTTTCTCTCAATACAGGGACATGCTGTGGAGAGAATTTGGGAGAGCTGTTATACATTGCTTCTATTACCACTCCCAAAGCCCCATTCTGGGTAGTGTAAACCAATGGAATTATCAGATGGTCTTCCTTTTGGGCAAGTGGCTGAAACATGCTTGTAAAGAAG aaCTTGTTCCATCAGAATGCAAAGAGGTGTTGAATAAATTTTGCTCCCATATTTTATCTACTGCTGCCTTCATGCGTTGGGACGAAA tgATGTGTTCGTCACTGGGTTTGGGGCTAAATGACAAATGCTTACCCCGCCCCATGCTGGAAAACTCCGCCGTAAGGACTGCCACCATGGACCTCACAATCCACCTGTTCCCTCCTTTGTTCTGCATCCTCCAGCTACTGCAAATCTCAGACCCAAACTCAG GTGAGACAGAAACCAGGAGCCTCAGTGTGTGTCACTTAGGGTTGCTGCGCAGGGCAGTAGCCACTGTCCAGTCCTCTACGTTCTGGATAATGAGTAAAGCTTACCAGTTTCTGGCCTCATGGTCTCTCAATAAGTTCCTGCTGGTCACACAAGGAGATCTTAAG GTTCTCAGGAGAGCAGTGGAGAGCCTAACCCAGCAGCTAGAACATGTAGGCGAAGATGCTGAACATCCTCTGATTGTGCAGCACAAACTCCAGCTAACTCTGGCAGTCTCACAACTACAG GCTTTCTCTGAGCTTGTCCTAAGGATCTTTTCAATGGACTGCAAGAAAATGTCGGTGGAGATTTTTGAGCAAACCATGCCGTCAGCAAAACACTGGAGAGTTAACTACAAATCAG aATTACCAACCAGCCCGAGTGAGTATGCAGCCTCTGCAGCTCAAAGTGTGATTGGCCAGGTCCTGGAAGGAGTGCAACCTCTACCAGATGAGGCTCGTATTCCAGCCTTGGCTGAGGCCATGACTGCCTTCATGGAGGCCTGGATGGAGCACATCCTCAAACAGAAAATCAAGTTCAG CATCCAGGGAGCTCTGCAGCTGAAGCAGGATTTTGACCTTATCCGAGATTTGATTCGTTCAGAGGAGTACAGTCTTTCGGAGGAGCTACACCACAGGCTGCTGTCTCTACGTGTTTTTCATCAAGTGGACAGCGCTATAGTGTGTCTGCTACAGCAGCCCATGGCCAAAACCTATGTTCTCTCTCGAGGATGGGATCCCTTCAGACGCTGCT GTCCAAAACGAGGCCAGGTGGTGGACCAGGCAGCTGGCAGCCTCAATAACCTGGAAACCATGGACATCCAGCCAGCATGCCACCAGGCCTTGACCCAAACGGAAGGCTCTGTGACCCCAGAGTTGCTCTCCACAGCTCCACCTGAGTCCTACTTGGCTGTGGCCCAGCAGGAGTGGCTGGATCTGCGCATTCACAGTGGCTCTCGCTGGAGGCTCCCTGGCTTCCAGTGTTTCACTAAATCTGAGCCCTAA